The Mya arenaria isolate MELC-2E11 chromosome 16, ASM2691426v1 genome includes a window with the following:
- the LOC128221703 gene encoding uncharacterized protein LOC128221703 — protein MITGALSGCLYKGALYQVGRRWDDGCSYTCVCADGSTGQYKCSPKCPTFGTLPTGCSLRSNPNDPCCQQPVCPVGTVTSNGQPVVIVPTYGNAFTGYGQPVMPQAGTQTSGMNTTPSPGSGGTGTVITGSGRGCVYKSNKWRLATWDDGCQYRCECLDPTAGQYRCTERCPAYVNLPPQCSLQTDPHDHCCKTVHCDYNMVVTTPAPIFAVTTPPTGDALCHYKGLYYRQGESWYDGCGLQCRCEDALNHYYQCTDRCPKYTNVPSTCTFVADPKDPQCCRVPQCQNAGGNVGTTGFVGAFTGYGHPTSITSGMISHTSYNSKNGVLFIAV, from the exons ATGATAACTGGAGCGCTCA GCGGTTGTCTGTACAAGGGAGCGTTGTACCAGGTTGGTCGTCGCTGGGACGACGGATGCTCTTACACGTGTGTGTGCGCGGATGGATCTACCGGGCAGTATAAATGTTCACCCAA GTGCCCTACATTCGGCACACTTCCCACGGGATGCTCGCTTCGGTCTAACCCGAATGACCCGTGCTGTCAGCAGCCCGTCTGTCCCGTCGGAACTGTCACCTCCAATGGTCAGCCCGTGGTCATCGTGCCTACCTATGGCAATGCATTCACAG GATATGGTCAGCCGGTGATGCCCCAAGCCGGCACCCAGACTTCCGGTATGAACACTACCCCCTCCCCAGGTAGCGGCGGCACAGGCACCGTCATTACCGGAAGTGGTC GCGGATGTGTGTACAAGAGTAACAAGTGGCGCCTTGCCACCTGGGACGATGGCTGTCAGTATCGATGTGAGTGTCTTGACCCTACCGCCGGACAGTACAGGTGTACCGAAAG GTGCCCGGCGTACGTGAACCTGCCTCCCCAGTGCAGCCTACAGACGGATCCACACGACCACTGCTGCAAGACAGTCCACTGTGACTACAATATGGTCGTCACCACGCCCGCCCCCATCTTCGCCGTCACCACACCGCCCACTGGAGATG CCCTGTGTCACTACAAGGGCCTGTATTACCGACAGGGCGAGTCCTGGTATGACGGATGTGGACTCCAGTGCCGCTGTGAGGACGCCCTGAACCACTACTACCAGTGCACGGACAG GTGCCCCAAGTACACCAACGTGCCTTCCACGTGCACATTCGTCGCCGACCCCAAGGACCCACAGTGTTGCCGGGTACCACAGTGTCAGAACGCCGGCGGAAATGTAGGAACAACGGGATTTGTTGGCGCCTTCACCGGATATGGCCACCCAACCAGCATCACATCTGGGATGATCAGCCATACCAGTTACAACAGTAAGAACGGAGTTCTTTTTATCGCTGTGTAA